The Acidimicrobiales bacterium genome contains the following window.
TCGTCCAGCGACGTGGCGTTGAAGCCTTGTTGTCCGAACAGTCGGCGCGCGGCTTCGGTGAGGGCTTCGCGGGTTGCTTCGCCGCGTTCTTGTTTTTTCCCCTTGACAACCATACCGTCGGTATGGAGTATACATACCAGCAGTACGGAATGGAAGACTACTGATAAGAGAAGGGGAAGGACATGCCGAAGTATCTGATCGAGCGCGACCTACCGGGCGCAGGGAAGCTCAGCCACGACGACTTGGTCGGGATTTCACAGAAGTCGAACCAGGTCTTGGCAGGACTCGGACCGGAGATCCGTTGGCTTCAAAGCTATGTCACCGACGACAAGATCTATTGCGTGTACGTGGCTCCCGACGAGGACATCCTGGTGGAGCACGCGAGGTGTGGCGGTTTTCCGATCGACAAGGTGTCGGTCGTTTCCGAGGTCATCGACCCTGCGACCGGACAGGTCTGAAGGTTTGAAGGACGTCTAGCCAGTCAGCGTTTGGCTGCCCGGCTTCGACCTGTGGGTGAACGGGAGCCGGAGACGGCGGCGTTGCTTCGGCACGTAGGTCTCGTCCTCGCCGAATTCACGCGGCGGGCGGATCTCGGCGCGGCGGTCACGTAGGCGCAGTTCGACGAAGCGCTCTTGCCTTTTTGCGGCGAGGGCACCGACCTGAGAGAAGCAGTTGAGCCGGCGCAGTTCGTCGTCTTCCTGACGGGTGAGACGCTCGTCGAGAGATGACAGTTCGTCTTCATGAGCGGCAGCAGCCTTACGTCTCACCTTGTCTATATCGGGTTGCCGGTAACAGGTCGATAGCACCCTTGGGAAAAACTGGAAATCTCCGCCGGTTGCATCCAAACTGCCGACGGGGGACGTGAGCTTGCAATCGAGCGTCAGAGGATGCGCAACGGAAGGGTGCGTGGTCCGCGGACCTGTCCTGCGGACCAGGTGACTCGGGCTGGATCAGCGAGCTCGAAGTCTGGAAAGCGCTTGAGCCATTCTTCGAGGGCGACGCGGAGCTCCATGCGGGCTAGGTTGGAGCCGAGGCACCGGTGGATTCCGAGGCCGAAGGCTGCGTGACGATTGTGCTCGCGGTCGAGGTGCACTGTGTCGGGATCGTCGAAGGCGTTCGGGTCCCGGTTGGCGGACGGGAACGGGAGCAGCAGCCAGTCTCCTTCTTTAAGGCGCTGGCCGTGGAAGTCGAAGTCCTGCGCGACCAGACGCGCCATGGTCACGGGGGCGTACGCCCTCAGGAACTCTTCCAGCGCAGTGTCCATCAGTTCCGGCTCGGCGACCAGCCGCTTGCGGTCCGAAGGGTGCTGGGCGAGATGCCACAACGATGCGCCGATCGCGGACCACGTCGTGTCGATTCCGGCGATCATCAACAGCACCATCGTTCCGCGCACGTGCTCCGTCTGGAGCCTCTGGCCCTCGATCTCGGCTTCGAGGAGAAAAGACGTGAGGTCATCGCGTGGATTCGCCCGATGCTCTTCGATCTGCGCATCCATGTACTCGTCGATCTCGCCCTGATTGATGATCGCTTGGCGCTCCTCGGGGGACTGATCGACGTCCTCCAGTACTTGGTGGATGAACTTACGGAAGATGTCGGCGTCTTCTTCGGGGAAGCCGAGCATTCGAACGATGACTCGAACCGGGATGTGTTGCGCGTAGTCAACCGCGGCGTCGAACTCGGTCTTGCCGGCTGTGGTTTCTAGTAGTTGTTGGCACAGTTCCCTTGTGTACGGCTCCAGGGCAGCTATCGGCTTTGGCCCGAATGCCGGGAGGAGCATGCGGCGGGCGATGCTGTGGAACGGGGGATCGGATGTGATCGGAGGCGCGAGGCCGATGGGGGCCGGAAGGTCCTCGGGCCCAGGCCGCACTTCGCTCACCACGACCGACCGAGAGGTGAAGTGTTCGGTGTCGTAGGCGACTTCCGACACGTACTCGTGGGTCGTCGGAAGCCACACCCCGCCGTAGCGGTTGCTGTGAGCAACTGGACAGCCTTCGCGCAGTTCCGTCCAAATCGGGTACGGATCGGCGACCCACGAGGGATCGGTGTGGTCGAAGTCGGTGTTCCAGTCCGATACAGGAGCGTGGCGGCTGGTCACGAGTCGACCTCCTCCAGGGAGATCGCGTACTCAGGACAGTTGGCTACCGCCCGTTCCGCCTTCTCGAGAAGCTCGGGTGGGACTGTGCCATTGCCCTTCTCTGAGGACATCCCGAGGTCGTCTATATCGAAGAGCTCGGGGGCGATGCTGTAGCAGCGGTTGTGTCCCTGGCACTTGTCGGGGTCGACGTGCACCCGGTAGGTGCGGGTGGCAGTTTGTCCTTTTTCAGCAGCCACGATTTCCCTCCGTGGTCGGACTGCGTTTACGCCGCTAGCTTACGGCGCTCCGTTCCCCCTGGGAAGCGGCCGAGGCCCAAACTGTGGCCTGCCTGGGCGGGATCTGATTCATTGTCCGGCGTAGCGGCAGTTGGCGTTGCCGTCGGAGGCGGGATGTCCTGGAGTCTGCACTTCGAGCTGGCCGGGCCGAACCGGATCGATGCTCAGCGTGAACGCTGTGGTCGTGAGCGTGCCGCGAAAATACGGCTGCAGCTGGATGGCTTGTGTGGGCAGCGCGCCCCTCTCGACCTGGTACTCGGACACGGCCGTTTGCAAAGCCTCGTAGTTTGAGATGCACGCCTGTTCGGAAGCCGCTCTGAGTTCACTTTGTACTTGCGGTGTGCCTGGTTTCGACAGCGAACTCGGAGCACCCCGAGGCAGGCGAGTGCCTGAGTCGGGGAGTGCGGTCAGCAAGTAGGCAGCAAGTCCACCGACCACGAGCAAGCCAGCTAGGAGGGCTAGGAGGCCTTGGCCGGCGTCCATCCCGGTCGGGGCCGTCGTCACAGGTCGAACAGGCCCGGACAAGCCGTAGTTCCTGGGATCAGCAGCTCGTCTACGAGACTCCGACAACGGCGCTGGATATCAGTGTCTCTTCGAGGCTGGAGTCCCCGAGGTCCGCGAGACCATCGAGACTCGTGTTTGTTAGGGAAGGGGCACTTGCAAAACGGGCCGTGAATACTGCTCCTCCTCCGGTCCGGTTCGCGGCTCGGAGATCGCCGCCCTGCTCATCCATGAGGAGCCTCGCCACGTGAAGACCGATGCCGGCTCCCTCTCCGTTACACGATGTCGTCCATCCACGGTCAAAGATGCGCTCCAGGCAATCGACCGCGATACCGGGGCCCCGGTCGGCGATGACCAGCGTCACCCAGGGATCGTCCGCAAAGGCACGGATGGTCAGGCGGGACCCGCCCGCGTAACGCCGGGCGTTGTCGAGTATGGCCTCGAGCACCTCGGAGGCGCGCCCGCGGTCGCCCTTGACCGCCAGATCCGGCGCAAGGTCAAGATCGATGGCCACGCCAGCGGTCCGTTCCCTTACGACTGCCGGCATCACCAGATCGAGAAGTTGGAAGCTCTGTGGGACTGACGCCCACTCTCGGGTAATCAACCGGCGTGCTCGATCGAGGGAAGCCTCCAGAGCTCGTGAAAGCTGCATTCGGTCGCCGTCGCTAAGAGAAGCGCTCGTACCGGAGAACACGAGGGCGTGGGTTGCGACCGTGATCGCCCCCAACGCCGAGCGGAGGTTGTGTACCGCCTCCTGATGCGCTTGCTCTTCGGATTGACGGCGGGCCTCGCTTCCTTGGAAGGCCAGGAGTGATTCGAGGACCAACGACTGGTGGTCGGCCACGCTCGACTGCAGGGCCCGGATCGTTCCCAGCAACACGAGAGTTGTGGCGACCACTCGGAGCACGTGACCGCCAAGCTGTGCGAGCCCAGCGGCCGGAAGCAGCGATACCGCGAAAGAGCCCTGGGCCAGGCACAGCATCGTGACGCCGAGCCAAATCTTGAGCCGCTCCTCGTCTCTACGGCCAGCCCATATGGCCGTGACCCCGGTAATGGCCCAAGCAATG
Protein-coding sequences here:
- a CDS encoding cytochrome P450, with the protein product MTSRHAPVSDWNTDFDHTDPSWVADPYPIWTELREGCPVAHSNRYGGVWLPTTHEYVSEVAYDTEHFTSRSVVVSEVRPGPEDLPAPIGLAPPITSDPPFHSIARRMLLPAFGPKPIAALEPYTRELCQQLLETTAGKTEFDAAVDYAQHIPVRVIVRMLGFPEEDADIFRKFIHQVLEDVDQSPEERQAIINQGEIDEYMDAQIEEHRANPRDDLTSFLLEAEIEGQRLQTEHVRGTMVLLMIAGIDTTWSAIGASLWHLAQHPSDRKRLVAEPELMDTALEEFLRAYAPVTMARLVAQDFDFHGQRLKEGDWLLLPFPSANRDPNAFDDPDTVHLDREHNRHAAFGLGIHRCLGSNLARMELRVALEEWLKRFPDFELADPARVTWSAGQVRGPRTLPLRIL
- a CDS encoding ferredoxin, translating into MAAEKGQTATRTYRVHVDPDKCQGHNRCYSIAPELFDIDDLGMSSEKGNGTVPPELLEKAERAVANCPEYAISLEEVDS
- a CDS encoding DUF4242 domain-containing protein, whose amino-acid sequence is MPKYLIERDLPGAGKLSHDDLVGISQKSNQVLAGLGPEIRWLQSYVTDDKIYCVYVAPDEDILVEHARCGGFPIDKVSVVSEVIDPATGQV
- a CDS encoding HAMP domain-containing sensor histidine kinase, translated to MTAVPAFDDFLQDADDLPREVIRPVKDLAVLGVGLRRSLRRLTRLRSALRDPELETTGGAQLTVAALLVIPVWAALGVAALSINVSQSHPSRTSIIILSMLAGELALGAAVLSAIRAWVAHEVAPMLAAAGLAAYGLASLAEAANTSIGSGATGRWFNGGSLSLALGFLFLSVVSRREDDRPGLRRLTWVYPPVLALLGIGALSNENLLLAIAWAITGVTAIWAGRRDEERLKIWLGVTMLCLAQGSFAVSLLPAAGLAQLGGHVLRVVATTLVLLGTIRALQSSVADHQSLVLESLLAFQGSEARRQSEEQAHQEAVHNLRSALGAITVATHALVFSGTSASLSDGDRMQLSRALEASLDRARRLITREWASVPQSFQLLDLVMPAVVRERTAGVAIDLDLAPDLAVKGDRGRASEVLEAILDNARRYAGGSRLTIRAFADDPWVTLVIADRGPGIAVDCLERIFDRGWTTSCNGEGAGIGLHVARLLMDEQGGDLRAANRTGGGAVFTARFASAPSLTNTSLDGLADLGDSSLEETLISSAVVGVS